A region from the Alnus glutinosa chromosome 5, dhAlnGlut1.1, whole genome shotgun sequence genome encodes:
- the LOC133868983 gene encoding uncharacterized protein LOC133868983, which produces MVSRLKISILCLVETRVKKENFSRIVADMLPGWEVVNNYSKHCLGKIWICWDPGGFVIDPYDIHKQVITCKVISKDSGESWLLSVMYGATNGPDRRRLLQELRLDRATVFNMPWLLTGDFNVICYTGCFHPGPIINLERILSLKNLRVLSNCDWLQKFGNTTVEFQERGVSDHSPSLVAVSSYVSYGPKPFKFFNYWADHSQFLEWIGDAWNIEVDEYSMFQFYAKLKAVRGLLKTKNNEENFLKQKSRIKWLNLGDGNNSFFHNSVKVRNSTNLIKVLKDSEGNSIHDVMEIKSMAINFYQQLLGTTLHEFSSDKAARVTNLIKKKFSAKCAAGMCAPVTKLEIHKLEIVCDYHKEKGAPRCMLKIDLMKAYDSLDWEYILHCLSCFGAPARFVAWIRACISSPSFTITLNGTLVGNFPGRKGLRQGDPISPYLFVLAMEGLSLLLEEITSSPQFTYHPTCKSVQLNHLCFANDLLVFSSANCISVLAILGALAEFEKLSGLKANPSRTSIFLAGVSLEVKQDILAMIQMPEGTLPVRYLGLPQGSIPDLLGIFPLQKFNRFLWNGRDTNAHAKVAWDKICFPKKEGGLGIKKIEVWNKASMLNHIWNIFAKAGYLLDRFGYRIVYDSGIPLNAKLAAIMKDGEWFWGSVRPDDLVAIQSQLSNVVIGDADVAVWDSRNGTYSCADTWGKLRCVAGTMEGMVSAFLAMAVRRVKNTLSLGVVLVAGFGLV; this is translated from the exons ATGGTGAGTAGgcttaaaatttcaattttgtgCTTAGTTGAAACTCGAGTGAAGAAGGAGAATTTCTCTCGGATTGTTGCAGATATGCTTCCGGGTTGGGAGGTTGTGAATAATTACTCAAAGCATTGTTTGGGTAAAATTTGGATCTGCTGGGATCCTGGAGGATTTGTTATTGATCCTTATGATATACACAAGCAAGTAATTACTTGCAAGGTAATATCTAAGGATTCTGGTGAGAGTTGGTTGCTTTCTGTTATGTATGGAGCTACTAATGGTCCTGATAGAAGAAGGCTGCTGCAAGAACTGAGGTTGGACAGGGCGACTGTGTTTAACATGCCCTGGCTTCTAACAGGGGATTTCAATGTGATCTG TTACACGGGGTGCTTTCATCCTGGACCAATAATCAATCTGGAGAGGATTTTGTCTCTAAAAAACTTGAGAGTCCTGTCCAATTGTGATTGGTTGCAAAAATTTGGGAATACTACTGTGGAGTTTCAGGAAAGAGGAGTTTCAGATCACTCCCCGTCTCTAGTGGCTGTTTCTAGCTATGTAAGCTATGGTCCTAAACCGTTCAAGTTCTTCAACTACTGGGCAGATCACTCTCAATTTTTGGAGTGGATTGGAGATGCTTGGAATATTGAAGTCGATGAGTACTCTATGTTCCAATTCTATGCTAAGCTTAAAGCAGTTAGGGGTTTGCTGAAGACTAAGAATAACGAA GAGAATTTTCTTAAACAGAAATCCAGAATTAAGTGGCTTAATCTTGGCGATGGTAATAATTCGTTTTTCCACAATTCGGTCAAGGTTAGAAACTCTACTAACCTTATCAAAGTGTTAAAGGATAGTGAGGGTAATAGCATTCATGATGTGATGGAGATTAAGAGTATGGCCATTAATTTCTATCAGCAGCTTTTAGGGACTACTCTTCATGAGTTTTCCTCAGATAAGGCTGCTCGGGTCACCAATCTGATCAAGAAGAAATTTTCTGCTAAGTGTGCGGCTGGAATGTGTGCTCCTGTGACTAAACTGGAGATTCATAAG CTCGAGATTGTTTGTGATTATCATAAAGAGAAGGGGGCTCCTCGATGTATGCTTAAGATTGATTTGATGAAAGCATATGATTCATTGGACTGGGAATACATTCTGCACTGTCTTTCTTGCTTCGGAGCTCCTGCTAGATTTGTTGCTTGGATTCGGGCTTGCATTTCTAGTCCTAGCTTCACTATAACTCTTAATGGAACTTTGGTGGGGAATTTTCCAGGGAGGAAGGGTcttcgacaaggggatcctatATCCCCTTATCTGTTTGTGTTGGCCATGGAAGGGCTGTCACTCTTGTTGGAAGAGATTACTTCTTCCCCTCAGTTCACTTACCACCCTACATGCAAGTCCGTCCAGCTTAACCATCTCTGTTTTGCAAAcgatttgttggttttttctTCTGCAAATTGTATTTCAGTTTTGGCCATTCTTGGTGCTCTTGCTGAGTTTGAAAAGTTGTCGGGGTTGAAAGCTAATCCCTCAAGGACCTCTATTTTTCTAGCTGGAGTTTCTCTTGAGGTGAAGCAAGATATTCTAGCCATGATCCAAATGCCAGAAGGTACTCTTCCAGTGAGATACCTCGGATTACCTCAAGGATCAATTCCTGACTTGTTAGGAATCTTTCCTTTGCAG AAATTCAACCGCTTTCTTTGGAATGGGAGGGATACTAACGCTCATGCAAAGGTTGCTTGGGATAAAATTTGTTTTCCTAAGAAAGAAGGAGGGTTGGGGATAAAAAAGATTGAAGTTTGGAACAAGGCCTCAATGCTGAATCATATCTGGAATATTTTTGCCAAAGCTG GATACCTGCTTGATAGATTTGGATACCGAATTGTGTATGATTCTGGCATTCCTCTTAATGCTAAACTTGCTGCCATTATGAAAGATGGTGAGTGGTTTTGGGGCTCGGTTCGGCCTGATGATCTTGTAGCTATTCAAAGTCAGCTTTCTAATGTTGTAATAGGAGATGCAGATGTGGCTGTTTGGGACTCTAGAAATGGAACTTACTCATGTGCTGATACATGGGGTAAGTT AAGATGTGTTGCTGGGACTATGGAGGGAATGGTCTCTGCCTTTCTTGCTATGGCAGTCAGGAGAGTAAAGAACACCCTTTCTTTAGGTGTAGTTTTAGTGGCAGGATTTGGTCTAGTATAA
- the LOC133868295 gene encoding uncharacterized protein LOC133868295 — translation MGGGFRVLHLVRPFLSFLPEVQSADRKIPFREKVIYTVISLFIFLVCSQLPLYGIHSTTGADPFYWMRVILASNRGTVMELGITPIVTSGLVMQLLAGSKIIEVDNSVREDRALLNGAQKLLGILIAVGEAVAYVLSGMYGSVGQLGVGNAILIIIQLCFAGIIVICLDELLQKGYGLGSGISLFIATNICESIIWKAFSPTTINSGRGAEFEGAVIALFHLLITRSDKVRALREAFYRQNLPNVTNLLATVLIFLIVIYFQGFRVVLPVRSKNARGQQGSYPIKLFYTSNMPIILQSALVSNLYFISQLLYRKYSGNFLVNLLGKWKESEYSGGQFIPVGGLAYYVTAPASLADMAANPFHALFYLVFMLSACALFSKTWIEVSGSSARDVAKQLKEQQMVMPGHRDSNLQKELNRYIPTAAAFGGMCIGALTVLADFMGAIGSGTGILLAVTIIYQYFETFEKERASELGFFGF, via the exons ATGGGAGGAGGATTTAGAGTGCTCCATCTGGTCAGAccatttctttcatttctgccaGAAGTTCAGAGTGCTGACAGGAAGATTCCTTTCAGAGAGAAGGTCATATACACTGTCATTTCTCTTTTCATCTTTCTGGTTTGCAGTCAGCTTCCTCTTTATGGAATACACTCGACAACGGGTGCCGATCCATTTTATTGGATGCGTGTTATTCTTGCGTCAAACCGTGGGACTGTGATGGAGCTTGGAATTACCCCTATTGTGACGTCTGGACTAGTGATGCAACTCTTGGCTGGATCAAAGATCATTGAAGTGGACAACAGTGTCCGCGAGGATCGTGCCCTCTT aAATGGGGCACAAAAGTTGTTAGGCATCCTGATTGCTGTTGGTGAAGCTGTTGCATATGTCCTATCTGGGATGTATGGTAGTGTCGGTCAACTTGGTGTGGGGAATGCCATTCTTATCATTATTCAGCTTTGCTTTGCTGGAATTATTGTGATATGCCTAGATGAGCTTCTCCAGAAGGGATATGGTCTTGGCTCTGGGATCTCTCTTTTCATAGCTACCAACATCTG TGAAAGCATTATCTGGAAAGCTTTTAGCCCCACAACTATCAATAGTGGCAGGGGAGCTGAATTTGAAGGTGCTGTTATTGCTTTGTTCCATCTACTGATTACTAGGAGTGACAAAGTTCGTGCTCTCCGAGAGGCTTTTTATCGGCAGAACCTTCCGAATGTTACTAATTTGCTTGCTACGGTCTTGATCTTCCTTATTGTCATCTACTTCCAAGGTTTTCGTGTAGTCCTGCCTGTTAGATCAAAGAATGCTCGTGGACAACAGGGCTCATATCCTATTAAGCTTTTCTACACCTCCAACATGCCTATAATTCTCCAATCTGCCCTTGTTTCCAATCTTTATTTCATCTCCCAG TTGCTATATAGGAAATACAGTGGAAATTTCCTTGTAAATCTGTTGGGAAAGTGGAAGGAATCTGAATATTCAGGTGGCCAGTTTATTCCAGTTGGTGGTCTTGCTTACTATGTCACTGCACCGGCAAG CTTGGCAGATATGGCGGCCAATCCATTCCATGCTCTATTCTATCTGGTCTTTATGCTTTCTGCTTGTGCACTGTTCTCTAAAACTTGGATTGAAGTATCTGGATCTTCTGCCCGAGATGTTGCTAAGCAGCTCAAG GAGCAACAAATGGTGATGCCTGGACATCGAGATTCAAACTTACAGAAGGAACTGAATCGCTACATACCTACTGCCGCAGCCTTTGGTGGAATGTGCATTGGTGCACTTACAGTGCTGGCAGATTTCATGGGAGCAATTGGCTCAGGAACTGGGATATTGCTTGCTGTCACAATCATCTATCAGTACTTCGAGACATTTGAGAAGGAGAGAGCCAGTGAACTTGGCTTCTTTGGCTTTTAA